The genomic DNA GTTTAATAATACCTGGCTTTATGCCTGTGGATCCAATCCCCTCGGTGAGCTCTTTCATGAACATCTCATAGATTTCCTGTTCAGCTGTACCTAGGGCTTGGCGAAACTTGAAATAAGGAGTCGCTCCCTCCCCTTCGTAATAATAGCCTGTTGCACAAATAATTTTAAGGCCAGTTTGTTCAGAGATTTCACGAAGTAACTCTGGATTTCTACCACACTCATTCGGAGTAGGATCAACTACTGTTCTAACACCATAACTCATTAGTTTAATTGCTACCTCAATCCCCACCTCAAGTGCCTCTTGTCTATTAAACCCTCCAAGAGTTTGGTCTCCCTGAAATCCAGGATAGCCAAATACAAAGTGCTCATGAATCAGTGTCTTACCTAATTGGTTAATATCTATTGGACCTGTTACAGTGTTCACCATTTGTCTCATGTTATTACACCTCTTTTACGGTCGTCTTATTAAATGCATTCTGTAGTGAATTGCTAATATGTTCGACTGCAAGTTTACCTTGATGCAGTACACCAAACATACTTATAAATCCATGAATCATGCCATCGTAGCACTTGTATTCTACTTCAATACCAGCCTCAGTTAGTGATTCAGCATATGCTTTCCCCTCATCTCGTAATGGGTCAAAACCTGCTGTAATAATTAGTGCGGGTGGTAAATCAGACTTATCATCTATTAATAATGGTGCCGCAAGTGGATTTGTTAGATCTTCTGTTCCATTTAAGTAACAGTCTCTAAACCAACTCATAGCTGATTTTGTCAGAAAGTATCCTTCTGAAAACAATGAATATGATTCTGTTATTCCAAAGTTTGTAGAAGGATATAATAGGGCTTGAAAGCATAGTTTTAGAAAACCATCCTTTTTTGCAAGATGGGTTACGGCTGCCGCCAAATTCCCTCCCGCACTATCACCTCCAACAGCCAAGCGTGCTGGATCCACTTTTAAAGCTTCTGCATTATCATAGACCCACTTAGTTGCATGGAAGGCATCATATACAGCAACTGGAAATTTATGTTCAGGTGCTAGACTGTAGTCAACAGATATCACGACACACTCAGCACTATTTGCAATTGCACGGCACAATGAATCATGACTTTCTAAATTACCTAACACCCAACCCCCACCATGAAAATAAATAAGCGCCGGTAATATTTCATTATCTTTAGGAGAGTATACTCGTATTTTTATATCATCTTTCTCACCATTAATTGTCATATCTTCAATTTTATGAACTACTATTTCTGAAGCTCCTTGACGTAATCTTTGCTGAGTAAGTGCGAATGCTTCCCGGGCTTGTTCAGGTGAGAGTGTTTCAATAGCAGGGGCACCAGAGGCTGCCATCATATCCAGTAACATTTTAGCTTGAGGGTCTAAATTCATTCTTTTCATCCTTTCCTCATCAAAAAGCTAATCTAAAAGTCTAACAAACTTTTAGATTAGCTCTCCCATTTAATTAGTTACTCATTAATAATGACAAATTCTCCATTCTCAATAGCCGTTGCAGAAGGCTTCCAATTAAATCTTCCATTGTCTAAGCCTGTTAAATGCCAAACCATTTGATCATCTTCTAATGAATCAATACCCGCTTGAATATTCTCCATTATTTTCTTCGGATCAGAAACAGTGCCGGCTGCTTGCATTGCCTTAACTAATACATGTAATGTTTGATAGTTAAATGCACCTTCAGCAGTTGGAATTCTACCGAATTTCTCTTCATATTTTCCTTTAAACACCTGACCACCTGGTGCATCACTAGTATAGATTGGCAATGTCCCCACTGCCCCTTCAAGCATGTCATAGCCACCTAATACTGGCTCCATTTCCTCAAACTTCGCTTGGTCCATGATGATAAATCCACCTTTAAACCCTAGCTCACGAGCTTGTTTGATAACTAATGCTGTTGGCTGTGAAGGGCCCCCTACAAAAAGAACATCTGGGTCTTTACTCAATGCATTAGTAACGATAGTGAAGAAGTCTGTATCTTTACTAAAGTCTATAGATCCTTCATATACAACCTCGCCACCAAGCTCTTCCCACACTGGAACTAACGTATCTGTCCAATCCTTTCCGTATTGTGAAGCTGTCGGAAGAACAGCAAGTTTACTTCCAAATCGTTCCATCTGGTATTTTGAAAACGGAACAGGGTAGGCACTGTACGCCGGTGGTATGCTTAGAGTTAATGGATTTCCAACCTCTTGTACCTTGGGTTCACTCGTATAAGCACTTATAATAAAGTTTTCTTGTTCATTAAATACTTGAGTTGCAAATATCCCTCCACTATGTGGAACGAAAATAATTGGGGTTTTGTTTTCTTGAACAAGTCTTCGTGCATTTGTACCTGTTTCATTTGGTAAGTATTTATCGTCTAGTTTAACGACATTAAGTTTGTAAGTTTCTCCGTTTACCTCAAAACCAGTTTCATTGATTTCATCTGCCGCCATCGTAACACCACTCAGTGTATTTTCTCCGTAAAATGCAGCAGGGCCACTTAATGGACCACTAAAACCAATATTTACAACTTTAGCTTCTTTAGTTGCTGGAGCTTCTGTAGTGTCCTTTTTCTCTTCCGCTGGTTTGGCATCATTTGTTGCAGGTTGAGCTGGAGTATTCGTCCCACTAGAACAAGCTGCTAACATTAATAAAAAAGCTAAAAATAACACTAGCGAATACACTTTTTTCATTTCAATATCCCCCTTAAATTTTATTCATAGACGTTTGCAACTCAAATTTCAATTAATACGAATGAACAAGATCACCCCCTAAATCCCGGAAGCTAAAAGCGCTTACCTAAGCCCCGATATAAGCCTTTCTAACTTGGTCATTATTAAATAATTCATCACGTGTACCACTCAAAACAATCCTTCCGTTTTCTATTACATAGCCCCTATTAGAGACTTGAAGTGCTGCATTAGCATTTTGTTCTGCCAATAAAACCGTGGTTCCACTAGAATTTATTTGTTCAATAATGGTAAACATTTGTTCAACAATTAGTGGTGCAAGACCTAATGAAGGTTCATCTAACATTAGGAGTTTCGGTTTCGACATTAATGCCCGCCCAATTGCTAACATTTGTTGTTGTCCCCCACTAAGTGACCCTGCAGGTTGATTTCTTTTATCTTTTAAAATCGGAAAAAGGTCATAGATCCCTTCTAATTCAGTTTTTAAGAGTGACTTGTTACTCCGGAAAACATAGCCACCCATTTTTAAGTTTTCAAAAACAGTCATTTCAGGAAAAAGTTTTCTTCCCTCGGCACATTGAACAATCCCTTTATGAACTAATTTGTGAGGAGCTTTTCCACCTATTTGTTCATCCCCAAAGTATATTTCTCCATTTACTGGTTTTGAAAGACCTGAAATGGTTCGAAACAATGTACTTTTTCCTGCTCCATTTGCGCCTAACAGAACAACAAGCTCTCCCTGTCCGACTTCTAGATTAATATCTTTTAAAGCTTGAAATTGACCATAGTTCACTGATACATTAGCTAGTTTTAGCATTTTTGCTCCCTCCCAGATAAGCTTCAATTACTTCCTCATGATTACTAATCTGTTTTGGAGTACCTTCTGCTATTTTCTTACCATGATTTAAAACCATTATTTTATCTGCTAGATTCATAATCATTTGCATCTTGTGTTCAATCAAACATACTGTAATTCCGTTGTGTGCCATCTTCTCAATTAACTCAGCTAAACCATCCGTCTCGTCAGGATTCACCCCAGCAGCTGGTTCATCGAGTAAAACGAGTTCTGGGCTAGTTGCTAAGGCTAATGCAAAAGCAACTCTTTTTTGCGCCTCCTGTGAAATAAGGGCAACCGGTTGATAGGACAAATGTGATACACCAACGAAATCCAAGGCCTCAATCGCCTTTTCTAAGCACTCTTTTTCTTCGCGCTTTTCACGTTTAGTTCGTAAAATTGCATCAAGAAGTCCTGATTTGGTTCGTAATCTGTGGCCAATCATTACATTATCCAAAACGCTTGCTTGAGCAAATAAGTTCGTCGTTTGAAATGTTCTACCAATTCCTAACTCTGCTACTTTATTGGGTGCTAGCTTTGTAATATCATGATTATTAAAAACAATTCTTCCTGTACTAGGCGGGTGAAAACCACTGATCAAATTAAAGAATGTAGATTTACCAGCACCATTTGGACCGATAATAGCAGTAATCTTTCCTTTTTCAATATCAAGATCCACATCATCTATCGCGGTTAATCCACCGAATGATTTTGTAAGTTTTTCAACCTTAACCAACATCTAGCCAGCCTCCTCTACACTTGAATCTACGTTACTATTTTTAACTTGTTTTCTTCTCTTACGCTTCAAATAACTCCTTATATCAATAACCCCTCCTACTATTCCCCTTGGGTAAAATAGCATGATAAGAACTACGATTGGACCAAAGATAACCATTCTGTATTCCTCTAAAAACTGTAAGGTTTGTGAAAGCCACACAACGATAAACGTTCCAAGGATTGGACCGGTTAGTGTCCCGATTCCACCTACTAATAAATAAAGCAACATTTCAAACGTCACTGTAATTGCAGATATGTCCGGACCGATAAATCGAATAAAACTGGAATATAGAGCCCCGGCTAATCCTGCAAAGAATGCAGAAATTGAAAAAGCGATAAGTTGGTTTTTCATTACTGAAATACCAATTGTTCGGGCCAGTTCTTCACTATTTCTAATTGCGATTAGCGTTCTACCAAATAAAGAATGAACGATGCGCCTGACTATAAAGACAGTCAATATCAAAAAGAATAGAACCAAATAATACTGAGAGGTGAGGCTTGTAAATGTAAAAGGTCCAATAGCATCAGGCTGAGGTATTCCGATTAAACCGCGAACTCCTCCAGTTAATTCATCCCATTTGTCGATAATAAGATAGATGATAAAGCCAACACACATCGTATAAATTGCGAAGAAATGACTTTTTGTTCGTAAAGCAACTATTCCAACGATCAATCCGCAAAGAACAGAAATACCACAAGCAAGTAAAAAAGCTAACCAGAAACTCAATTTTGCTTCTACAGTTAATAACCCCAGTGAATATGCACCGATTGCAAAAAATCCTGCATGAGCAAGGGATAATTGTCCCGTATAACCTGAAATAATATTTAACCCATAGACCGCTATAGACCATATAAAAACAAGAATCATAACTTGAATATAATAGTTGTTTTGTAAAACCAATGGAAAGAGAATGGCAAGAGTAACAAGTAACATCAAATAAGATTTCGTAGTAAATATTCTTTCCATTAATGCACCCCCCTCGAGAACAAGCCTGTTGGTTTTGCTGTTAAAATGATGACTAGTAAAATAAATGCAATGAGGTCTTTATAATCATTTGAAATATACGTTGCTCCTAGGCTTTCTGATAACCCCAATAAAAAGCCTCCAACGATCGCCCCTGGGATACTTCCCATTCCTCCTATGATAATAATGACAAATGCTTTCATGATAACGAGATTACCCATTGTTGGGAAAACAAGATTAATAGGTGAAGCCAATGATGCCGCTGCTGCAGCTAAACCACCTGCAATTGCAAAAGTTAACATCGCAACTTGATTTGAGTTAATACCAACCAAAAATGCGCCTTCTCTGTTTTGCGCCATTGCAATAATTGATGCACCAATCATAGTCCGTGTTAGGAATAAATGAAGAGCAACCATTAAAACAACAGCAGCTATTATAATAAGAATTCGTTGCACTGTTACTGTCAGGCCAAATACTGTAACGATATTGTCATAAGGTGAAGCCATCCGCTGATATTCAGTACCGAAGGCGAGATGAGCAAAAGATTCAAAGAATAATAGCACCCCAATTGCTGCTACCATAACTCTCATTGGATTTAGTGTTCCTAACTTATGAAAGATCAAGCGTTCACACAGAACACCAATGATGGCAACAAGGACAACAGATACAAACATGGCTACCCAGTAATTCATTCCTGCATGGGTCATAAAAGTAAGTGTAAAATAGGCACCTATCATGTAAAACGCACCATGTGCAAAATTTGGAACATGAAGAATACCAAAAACTAGTGTGAGTCCCAACGCCACCAAACTGTAAACGCTTCCAATGGTAAGACCGTTTAACAATTGCTGAAACAACAACTCCATTAAATCACTCCTTACAAATAAGAATCGATAAATATTTTCAGTATTTTCAGATATTTAAAGGTAGAATACTACTATAATTATGATTATCAAAGGTGGGTAATAATACGTTTGCTCTTTCAACTTCGAAGTAGTGTTGTAGAAGAATTAGAAGAATAATAGTAAATGAATTCTTCAATCAGCAGGTAGTGGATGCACCTGCTGATTGAAAAACGTGTAACGTTGTTTACGGGATTAAGATAAGTTTCCCTTTTGTTTTCCTACCTTGTAACAAAGTATGAACGGAGGCAG from Cytobacillus luteolus includes the following:
- a CDS encoding branched-chain amino acid ABC transporter permease; amino-acid sequence: MERIFTTKSYLMLLVTLAILFPLVLQNNYYIQVMILVFIWSIAVYGLNIISGYTGQLSLAHAGFFAIGAYSLGLLTVEAKLSFWLAFLLACGISVLCGLIVGIVALRTKSHFFAIYTMCVGFIIYLIIDKWDELTGGVRGLIGIPQPDAIGPFTFTSLTSQYYLVLFFLILTVFIVRRIVHSLFGRTLIAIRNSEELARTIGISVMKNQLIAFSISAFFAGLAGALYSSFIRFIGPDISAITVTFEMLLYLLVGGIGTLTGPILGTFIVVWLSQTLQFLEEYRMVIFGPIVVLIMLFYPRGIVGGVIDIRSYLKRKRRKQVKNSNVDSSVEEAG
- a CDS encoding branched-chain amino acid ABC transporter permease, which encodes MELLFQQLLNGLTIGSVYSLVALGLTLVFGILHVPNFAHGAFYMIGAYFTLTFMTHAGMNYWVAMFVSVVLVAIIGVLCERLIFHKLGTLNPMRVMVAAIGVLLFFESFAHLAFGTEYQRMASPYDNIVTVFGLTVTVQRILIIIAAVVLMVALHLFLTRTMIGASIIAMAQNREGAFLVGINSNQVAMLTFAIAGGLAAAAASLASPINLVFPTMGNLVIMKAFVIIIIGGMGSIPGAIVGGFLLGLSESLGATYISNDYKDLIAFILLVIILTAKPTGLFSRGVH
- a CDS encoding ABC transporter ATP-binding protein; protein product: MLVKVEKLTKSFGGLTAIDDVDLDIEKGKITAIIGPNGAGKSTFFNLISGFHPPSTGRIVFNNHDITKLAPNKVAELGIGRTFQTTNLFAQASVLDNVMIGHRLRTKSGLLDAILRTKREKREEKECLEKAIEALDFVGVSHLSYQPVALISQEAQKRVAFALALATSPELVLLDEPAAGVNPDETDGLAELIEKMAHNGITVCLIEHKMQMIMNLADKIMVLNHGKKIAEGTPKQISNHEEVIEAYLGGSKNAKTS
- a CDS encoding ABC transporter substrate-binding protein — translated: MKKVYSLVLFLAFLLMLAACSSGTNTPAQPATNDAKPAEEKKDTTEAPATKEAKVVNIGFSGPLSGPAAFYGENTLSGVTMAADEINETGFEVNGETYKLNVVKLDDKYLPNETGTNARRLVQENKTPIIFVPHSGGIFATQVFNEQENFIISAYTSEPKVQEVGNPLTLSIPPAYSAYPVPFSKYQMERFGSKLAVLPTASQYGKDWTDTLVPVWEELGGEVVYEGSIDFSKDTDFFTIVTNALSKDPDVLFVGGPSQPTALVIKQARELGFKGGFIIMDQAKFEEMEPVLGGYDMLEGAVGTLPIYTSDAPGGQVFKGKYEEKFGRIPTAEGAFNYQTLHVLVKAMQAAGTVSDPKKIMENIQAGIDSLEDDQMVWHLTGLDNGRFNWKPSATAIENGEFVIINE
- a CDS encoding alpha/beta hydrolase, with product MNLDPQAKMLLDMMAASGAPAIETLSPEQAREAFALTQQRLRQGASEIVVHKIEDMTINGEKDDIKIRVYSPKDNEILPALIYFHGGGWVLGNLESHDSLCRAIANSAECVVISVDYSLAPEHKFPVAVYDAFHATKWVYDNAEALKVDPARLAVGGDSAGGNLAAAVTHLAKKDGFLKLCFQALLYPSTNFGITESYSLFSEGYFLTKSAMSWFRDCYLNGTEDLTNPLAAPLLIDDKSDLPPALIITAGFDPLRDEGKAYAESLTEAGIEVEYKCYDGMIHGFISMFGVLHQGKLAVEHISNSLQNAFNKTTVKEV
- a CDS encoding ABC transporter ATP-binding protein, with protein sequence MLKLANVSVNYGQFQALKDINLEVGQGELVVLLGANGAGKSTLFRTISGLSKPVNGEIYFGDEQIGGKAPHKLVHKGIVQCAEGRKLFPEMTVFENLKMGGYVFRSNKSLLKTELEGIYDLFPILKDKRNQPAGSLSGGQQQMLAIGRALMSKPKLLMLDEPSLGLAPLIVEQMFTIIEQINSSGTTVLLAEQNANAALQVSNRGYVIENGRIVLSGTRDELFNNDQVRKAYIGA